A stretch of the Theropithecus gelada isolate Dixy chromosome 7a, Tgel_1.0, whole genome shotgun sequence genome encodes the following:
- the TMCO5A gene encoding transmembrane and coiled-coil domain-containing protein 5A isoform X2 encodes MEIFRLAQSKRNIISLNTDLERDMQRMDEANQKLLLKIQEREDKIQRLESEIIQTGDLVEDEEWEKENHTTMERERALQELEEETARLERKNKTLVHSITELQQKLTRKSQKITNCEQSSPDGALEETKVKLQQLEASYARQEKELLKVMKEYAFVTQLCEDQALYIKKYQETLKKIEEELEARFLEREVSKLVSMNSVEKEHTRQNNEGTPTQKTATFFSRKWVFSF; translated from the exons ATGGAAATCTTTAGATTGGCTCAGTCAAAAAGAAACATTATCAGTTTGAACACGGACCTTGAAAGGGATATGCAGAGAATGGATGAAGCAAATCAGAAACTTCTTCTCAAAATCCAAGAGAGAGAAGATAAGATTCAGAG actggaaaGTGAGATCATTCAGACGGGGGACCTGGTGGAAGATGAAGAGTGGGAGAAGGAGAACCACACCACGATGGAAAGGGAAAGAGCCTTGCAGGAGCTGGAGGAAGAAACAGCCAGACTT GAAAGGAAGAATAAGACATTGGTTCACAGTATAACAGAACTTCAACAAAAG CTTACAAGGAAATCACAAAAGATAACCAACTGTGAACAAAGCAGTCCAGATGGAGCCCTAGAAGAGACAAAG gttAAGTTACAACAGCTGGAAGCTTCCTATGCACGCCAAGAGAAGGAGCTGCTCAAG GTAATGAAGGAGTATGCTTTTGTGACCCAGCTCTGTGAAGATCAAGCCCTCTACATAAAG AAGTACCAGGAAACattgaagaaaatagaagaagaacTAGAGGCTCGGTTCCTTGAGAGAGAAGT ATCAAAACTTGTGAGCATGAACTCTGTGGAAAAAGAGCATACCAGGCAAAATAATGAG ggTACTCCTACCCAAAAGACAGCAACATTTTTCAGTAGAAA
- the TMCO5A gene encoding transmembrane and coiled-coil domain-containing protein 5A isoform X1: MEIFRLAQSKRNIISLNTDLERDMQRMDEANQKLLLKIQEREDKIQRLESEIIQTGDLVEDEEWEKENHTTMERERALQELEEETARLERKNKTLVHSITELQQKLTRKSQKITNCEQSSPDGALEETKVKLQQLEASYARQEKELLKVMKEYAFVTQLCEDQALYIKKYQETLKKIEEELEARFLEREVSKLVSMNSVEKEHTRQNNEGTPTQKTATFFSRKIFCCLFFITLFFIRLLSYLFFHVRFINPDLLVNVLPKVLSRSTLWKLRCFFFPSLTLETEDMLPH, from the exons ATGGAAATCTTTAGATTGGCTCAGTCAAAAAGAAACATTATCAGTTTGAACACGGACCTTGAAAGGGATATGCAGAGAATGGATGAAGCAAATCAGAAACTTCTTCTCAAAATCCAAGAGAGAGAAGATAAGATTCAGAG actggaaaGTGAGATCATTCAGACGGGGGACCTGGTGGAAGATGAAGAGTGGGAGAAGGAGAACCACACCACGATGGAAAGGGAAAGAGCCTTGCAGGAGCTGGAGGAAGAAACAGCCAGACTT GAAAGGAAGAATAAGACATTGGTTCACAGTATAACAGAACTTCAACAAAAG CTTACAAGGAAATCACAAAAGATAACCAACTGTGAACAAAGCAGTCCAGATGGAGCCCTAGAAGAGACAAAG gttAAGTTACAACAGCTGGAAGCTTCCTATGCACGCCAAGAGAAGGAGCTGCTCAAG GTAATGAAGGAGTATGCTTTTGTGACCCAGCTCTGTGAAGATCAAGCCCTCTACATAAAG AAGTACCAGGAAACattgaagaaaatagaagaagaacTAGAGGCTCGGTTCCTTGAGAGAGAAGT ATCAAAACTTGTGAGCATGAACTCTGTGGAAAAAGAGCATACCAGGCAAAATAATGAG ggTACTCCTACCCAAAAGACAGCAACATTTTTCAGTAGAAA GATTTTTTGCTGTCTCTTTTTCATCACCCTATTTTTCATCAGACTGCTGAGCTACCTGTTTTTTCATGTAAGATTCATAAATCCAGATCTCCTCGTCAATGTACTGCCCAAGGTGCTGAGCAGGAGCACCTTGTGGAAGCTCAGATGCTTCTTCTTTCCATCTCTCACACTTGAGACAGAGGACATGTTACCCCACTGA